Part of the Ursus arctos isolate Adak ecotype North America unplaced genomic scaffold, UrsArc2.0 scaffold_4, whole genome shotgun sequence genome, TGTCGGTGCCGCGGCCGGGGAGGGGAGCGACCCCAGACTCCGAGGCCGCTGGCAGGGCTCTCACTTTAGTGCTTTGCCTCCTCTTCTGTGCAGAGCTCGCGGCATTCCAAGCTGGAGAAGGCGGACATTCTGGAAATGACAGTGAAGCACCTCCGGAACCTGCAGCGGGCGCAGATGACGGGTGAGGGCGGCTCGCAGCGTCCCCCTCTGCGGGCGTCCCCTTCGCGCCGCGGTGATTTCTTCCAGACTTCCGCCCGTGGTTGTGAGAGGCATTCAGCTACATTTTACTGCCTTGGCTCACTCTCGCGTTCCCACGGTCTGGGGCTTATTTATAGCCACAACTCCAAGTTGTTACTGTTccggaaagggagggagagaggttgTAGCGGCGAGGGTGGCGGGCGGCTTTGGCAGTGGGGGAAGCGGGTGGGGACGAAAAGTCTCAGAACCGTGGCGGTTTTGAGCTGCGTGGAGCCTGGGGGTCATCTGGTTTAGCACACCCCGCTTCCCCATTAGAACAGGGGAAATGAGGCCCGGGTggcgcggggggaggggggagggcattGCCCAAGGTCACTACGCGCGCGCGGAGGGTGGGGGAAGATGTGAGGCTGAATGGGTTAAAATAGAGCCGCGGGGAATGGAGAGGAACCTTCTTGGCTTCGGTCGCCAAGCTAGTGCTGAGAGGTGGATGGTTTTTCTaaaccaccaccctcccccagccccagccaggggCTGTTCCGCGGGCGGGTGGTCAGGGAGGAGCGCCGCGGGGACCTCCCAGGGCGGAGGCGGTGGCCTCGGGGCCAGGGCCATTGGGTGACCCGTCTGTCTCCTTCTGGCCCGCAGCCGCGCTTAGCACAGACCCGAGCGTGCTGGGGAAGTACCGGGCCGGCTTCAGCGAGTGCATGAACGAGGTGACCCGCTTCCTGTCCACGTGCGAGGGCGTTAACACTGAGGTGCGCACCCGGCTGCTCGGCCACCTGGCCAACTGCATGACCCAGATCAACGCCATGACCTACCCCGGGCAGCCGCACCCCGCCTTGcaggcgccgccgccgcccccgccgggACCCGGCGGCCCGCAGCACGCGCCGTTTGCGCCGCCACCGCCGCTGGTGCCCATCCCCGGGGGCGCGGCGCCCCCTCCCGGTGGCGCGCCCTGCAAGCTGGGCAGCCCCGCTGGAGAGGCCGCTAAGGTGTTCGGCGGCTTCCAGGTGGTTCCAGCTCCGGACGGCCAGTTTGCCTTCCTCATCCCCAACGGGGCCTTCGCTCACAGCGGCCCAGTCATCCCAGTCTACACCAGCAACAGCGGGACCTCCGTGGGCCCGAACGCAGTGTCGCCTTCCAGCGGCCCCTCGCTCACGGCAGACTCCATGTGGAGGCCGTGGCGGAACTGAGGGGCTCAGGTCACCCCTCCCCGCAAACTCCCAACCCACCTCTCTTCCCTCGGGACACTCAACAGGAACTTGGACACTGGGAGAGAAGAGGACTTTTGTGATTAAGtggttattttggtttttttaatttctaaaaagttacttttttgtAGAGAGTTGTATTAAGTGACTGACCATGcactatatttgtatatattttatatgttcatATTGGATTGCGCCTTTGTATTATAAAAGTTCAGATGACATTTCGTTTTTTACAcgagatttcttttttatgtgatGCCAAAGATGTTTGAAAATGCTCTTAAAATATCTTCCTTTTGGGaagtttatttgagaaaatataataaaagaaaaaagtaaagtcttCTATGTCTTAGAACTGATTATTTCGGAATATGCAAAAAAAGGACTCTTGGCAGAATGTGGATTACATGTAATCTGAGAATTCAGTCATTGGCTCTTTTGTTATTAaaagaacacttttaaaaatccatcaaaaCTTTTACCAACCCTCCATGAACTAAATTCCACTTAATTTGCAAGAACCCATCTAATATGGCTACTCTGATCGATTTGTGGTCAATGTCTTCAAGGATTGCAAAATTTTTTTAGTTGCAGTTGAGTAAATCATTCAGTCCTGGTTCTCCTATTAGCTCCTTCTGAGGAAGGTTGAAACGGACTGAAGTCATGACCTTAATCAATCGTTAATCAATCGAGTAATGTGTGCCCACCACCCATTAAGGGAGACCTCTGTGGCGCTACTTCCCTGGGGTATCACACCACCATCCAAAGTAAATGGATGCAGGCAGCCTCCAGCCTTCAAGTGTTGGGAGACTGTTTAATTAGTCAATACTTAGGGGCAGCTAGGCATTCCCTTGTACCAGCATCCAAAAGTTTGAAAATGCCTCTCTGCACCCTCTTCAAGCAAGCTGAGAAGGTCAACAGATTCCTTCTGCCAAGGGACAGCTAGTAAGACTCCCAAGTGGAGCCCAAGTCCAGATGATTAACACCAGACATATGTTTTTGATAAGTTTCTGTGCTTGGCCCTAATAGAGAAAGCATGTGGGGGCCGCGCTGGCAGGCACACAGGCCATCTTCCCTTTAATACAAACAGCAAGCGACCCCTTCGCTTGGTCATGCCCCATTTCCAGGCAAGATGTGGGCTCCAGATAGAAGCAAAAGGGTTGTCTCGGGTTTCAGCTCACATAACCCTCCTTAACAAGTCCTAACTCAAAGCGGACAGCTTTAAACTGTGCCAGGATCTGCAGGGAATTTCTTCCAAATCCCATCACAAAGGCTTGTCAGATTTTGTCAGATTTGGCCAGGTGTTTGACTGCATCCAGGTGTTGGGGAAATGAAAACCACGAGCCCTGCGAGACCAGACACATCAACCGCGCTGTGGGTCTGGCAGGCGcgccctcctcccccaccgccGGCCAGTCCTCCTCCCTGCCCGGCCCCTCCCGCCAGCCTCCTCTCATCCCCCTTCTTTTAGAAGGGCTTCTGGGAGGAGAAGGATGAGGCGGGAGAAATCAATCTTTGAAGCCTTCC contains:
- the HES1 gene encoding transcription factor HES-1 — its product is MPADIMEKNSSSPVAATPASVNTTPDKPKTASEHRKSSKPIMEKRRRARINESLSQLKTLILDALKKDSSRHSKLEKADILEMTVKHLRNLQRAQMTAALSTDPSVLGKYRAGFSECMNEVTRFLSTCEGVNTEVRTRLLGHLANCMTQINAMTYPGQPHPALQAPPPPPPGPGGPQHAPFAPPPPLVPIPGGAAPPPGGAPCKLGSPAGEAAKVFGGFQVVPAPDGQFAFLIPNGAFAHSGPVIPVYTSNSGTSVGPNAVSPSSGPSLTADSMWRPWRN